A genomic region of Canis aureus isolate CA01 chromosome 16, VMU_Caureus_v.1.0, whole genome shotgun sequence contains the following coding sequences:
- the AOC2 gene encoding amine oxidase [copper-containing] 2 isoform X1 produces the protein MNLKVVLVFLALSLITIFALAYVLLTSHGGTSQPPRCPAVSPSAQPWTHPGQSQLFADLSREELTAVMSFLTQQLGPGLVDAAQARPSDNCVFSVELHLPPKAAALAHLDRGSPPPAREALAIVFFGGQPQPNVSELVVGPLPHPTHLRDVTVERHGGPLPYHRRPMLGAEYAQMWKHLKEVELPKAPVFLASVFNYNGSTLAPLHATPSGLRSGDRATWIALYHNISGVGIFLHPVGLELLLDHRALDPAHWAVQRVFYLGRYYADLGQLEWEFKAGRLEVVRVPLPLPNGASSLKSRASPGPLPPLHFSPQGSQYSVQGNLVASSLWTFTFGHGVFSGMRIFDIRFKGERVAYEVSVQECVSVYGADSPKTMMTRYLDSSYGLGRHSRGLVRGVDCPYQSTMVDIHILVGTGAVQLLPGAVCVFEEAQGLPLRRHHNHLESHFYGGLAGSALVVRSVSSVGNYDYIWDFVLHPNGALEGRVHATGYINTAFLSGGEESLLFGNRVGERVLGAVHTHAFHFKLDLDVAGLKNWVVAEDVVFKPVAAPWSPEHQLQRPQLTRQVLGREDLTAFSLGNPLPRYLSLASNQTNAWGHQRGYRIQIHSPLGIHMPLESDMERALSWGRYQLVVTRRKEEESQSSSIYYQNDIWTPTMAFADFINNETLLGEDLVAWVTASFLHIPHAEDVPNTVTLGNRVGFLLRPYNFFDEDPSIFSPGSVYFEKGQDTGLCSVNPVACIPHLATCVPDMPLFFYQDL, from the exons ATGAATCTCAAGGTAGTCCTCGTGTTCCTGGCACTGTCCCTCATTACCATCTTTGCCCTGGCCTATGTCTTGCTGACCAGCCACGGTGGCACCAGCCAGCCTCCCCGTTGCCCcgctgtgtcccccagcgcccaGCCCTGGACACACCCCGGCCAGAGCCAGCTGTTTGCAGACCTGAGCCGAGAGGAGCTGACAGCTGTGATGAGCTTCCTGACCCAGCAGCTAGGGCCAGGCCTGGTGGATGCAGCCCAGGCCCGCCCCTCGGACAACTGCGTCTTCTCGGTGGAGCTGCACTTGCCCCCCAAGGCTGCAGCCCTGGCCCACCTGGATAGGGGGAGCCCCCCGCCTGCCCGGGAGGCACTGGCCATCGTCTTCTTTGGTGGACAACCCCAGCCCAATGTGAGTGAGCTGGTGGTGGGGCCGCTGCCTCACCCCACCCACCTGCGGGATGTGACAGTGGAGCGTCACGGGGGCCCCCTGCCCTATCACCGACGCCCCATGCTGGGAGCGGAGTATGCCCAGATGTGGAAGCATTTGAAGGAGGTGGAGCTACCCAAGGCACCAGTCTTTCTGGCTTCTGTCTTCAACTACAATGGCTCCACTTTGGCACCTCTGCATGCCACACCCAGTGGCTTGCGCTCAGGGGACCGTGCTACCTGGATAGCCCTCTACCATAACATCTCAGGTGTTGGCATTTTCCTTCACCCAGTGGGGCTGGAACTACTGCTGGACCACAGGGCCCTGGACCCTGCCCACTGGGCTGTCCAACGGGTCTTTTACCTTGGGCGCTACTATGCAGACTTGGGCCAGTTGGAATGGGAGTTTAAGGCTGGCCGGCTGGAAGTGGTTAGGGTTCCTCTACCCCTGCCAAATGGGGCTTCATCCTTGAAGTCCCGGGCCTCCCCAGGTCCTCTCCCCCCTCTTCACTTCTCACCTCAGGGCTCCCAATATAGCGTGCAAGGGAACCTGGTGGCATCCTCTCTCTGGACATTTACCTTTGGTCACGGGGTGTTTAGTGGCATGAGGATTTTTGATATTCGGTTCAAGGGCGAGCGAGTGGCCTATGAAGTCAGTGTCCAGGAGTGTGTATCTGTCTATGGTGCCGATTCACCCAAGACAATGATGACCAGATACTTGGATAGCAGCTATGGACTTGGCCGTCACAGCCGGGGCTTGGTTCGGGGAGTGGACTGCCCCTATCAATCTACAATGGTGGACATCCACATATTGGTGGGCACAGGGGCAGTCCAGCTGCTCCCGGGGGCTGTATGTGTATTCGAGGAGGCCCAAGGACTGCCCCTTCGGAGGCACCACAATCACCTTGAGAGTCATTTCTATGGTGGTTTGGCTGGCTCGGCCCTTGTAGTCAGGTCTGTGTCCTCTGTAGGCAACTATGACTACATTTGGGACTTTGTACTGCACCCAAATGGGGCGCTGGAAGGGCGGGTCCATGCCACGGGCTATATCAACACGGCTTTCCTGAGTGGGGGTGAGGAGAGCCTCCTCTTTGGGAACCGTGTTGGGGAGCGAGTGCTGGGGGCAGTGCACACACATGCCTTCCACTTCAAGCTGGACCTGGATGTGGCAG GGCTGAAAAACTGGGTGGTAGCTGAAGACGTGGTGTTTAAACCTGTGGCAGCCCCTTGGAGTCCAGAGCACCAGCTGCAGCGGCCACAGCTGACTCGGCAGGTCCTGGGAAGGGAGGACCTGACAGCTTTTTCCTTGGGAAACCCCCTCCCCCGCTACCTTTCTCTGGCTAGCAACCAGACTAATGCCTGGGGTCACCAGCGCGGGTACCGAATCCAGATCCACAGCCCCCTCGGCATACACATGCCCCTGGAGAGCGACATGGAGAGGGCCCTCAGCTGGGGGAG ATACCAGCTCGTGGTGACccggaggaaggaggaggagtcACAGAGTAGCAGCATCTATTACCAGAATGACATCTGGACCCCCACTATGGCCTTTGCTGACTTCATCAACAATGAGACTCTCTTAGGAGAG gACCTGGTGGCTTGGGTCACAGCCAGCTTCCTGCATATTCCCCATGCTGAGGATGTCCCCAACACAGTGACTCTGGGCAACAGAGTTGGCTTCTTGCTCCGGCCCTATAACTTCTTTGATGAAGATCCCTCCATCTTCTCCCCTGGCAGTGTCTACTTTGAGAAGGGCCAGGATACTGGGCTCTGCAGTGTCAACCCCGTGGCCTGCATTCCTCACCTGGCGACCTGTGTCCCGGACATGCCCCTGTTCTTTTACCAGGACTTGTAG
- the AOC2 gene encoding amine oxidase [copper-containing] 2 isoform X2, giving the protein MNLKVVLVFLALSLITIFALAYVLLTSHGGTSQPPRCPAVSPSAQPWTHPGQSQLFADLSREELTAVMSFLTQQLGPGLVDAAQARPSDNCVFSVELHLPPKAAALAHLDRGSPPPAREALAIVFFGGQPQPNVSELVVGPLPHPTHLRDVTVERHGGPLPYHRRPMLGAEYAQMWKHLKEVELPKAPVFLASVFNYNGSTLAPLHATPSGLRSGDRATWIALYHNISGVGIFLHPVGLELLLDHRALDPAHWAVQRVFYLGRYYADLGQLEWEFKAGRLEVVRVPLPLPNGASSLKSRASPGPLPPLHFSPQGSQYSVQGNLVASSLWTFTFGHGVFSGMRIFDIRFKGERVAYEVSVQECVSVYGADSPKTMMTRYLDSSYGLGRHSRGLVRGVDCPYQSTMVDIHILVGTGAVQLLPGAVCVFEEAQGLPLRRHHNHLESHFYGGLAGSALVVRSVSSVGNYDYIWDFVLHPNGALEGRVHATGYINTAFLSGGEESLLFGNRVGERVLGAVHTHAFHFKLDLDVAGLKNWVVAEDVVFKPVAAPWSPEHQLQRPQLTRYQLVVTRRKEEESQSSSIYYQNDIWTPTMAFADFINNETLLGEDLVAWVTASFLHIPHAEDVPNTVTLGNRVGFLLRPYNFFDEDPSIFSPGSVYFEKGQDTGLCSVNPVACIPHLATCVPDMPLFFYQDL; this is encoded by the exons ATGAATCTCAAGGTAGTCCTCGTGTTCCTGGCACTGTCCCTCATTACCATCTTTGCCCTGGCCTATGTCTTGCTGACCAGCCACGGTGGCACCAGCCAGCCTCCCCGTTGCCCcgctgtgtcccccagcgcccaGCCCTGGACACACCCCGGCCAGAGCCAGCTGTTTGCAGACCTGAGCCGAGAGGAGCTGACAGCTGTGATGAGCTTCCTGACCCAGCAGCTAGGGCCAGGCCTGGTGGATGCAGCCCAGGCCCGCCCCTCGGACAACTGCGTCTTCTCGGTGGAGCTGCACTTGCCCCCCAAGGCTGCAGCCCTGGCCCACCTGGATAGGGGGAGCCCCCCGCCTGCCCGGGAGGCACTGGCCATCGTCTTCTTTGGTGGACAACCCCAGCCCAATGTGAGTGAGCTGGTGGTGGGGCCGCTGCCTCACCCCACCCACCTGCGGGATGTGACAGTGGAGCGTCACGGGGGCCCCCTGCCCTATCACCGACGCCCCATGCTGGGAGCGGAGTATGCCCAGATGTGGAAGCATTTGAAGGAGGTGGAGCTACCCAAGGCACCAGTCTTTCTGGCTTCTGTCTTCAACTACAATGGCTCCACTTTGGCACCTCTGCATGCCACACCCAGTGGCTTGCGCTCAGGGGACCGTGCTACCTGGATAGCCCTCTACCATAACATCTCAGGTGTTGGCATTTTCCTTCACCCAGTGGGGCTGGAACTACTGCTGGACCACAGGGCCCTGGACCCTGCCCACTGGGCTGTCCAACGGGTCTTTTACCTTGGGCGCTACTATGCAGACTTGGGCCAGTTGGAATGGGAGTTTAAGGCTGGCCGGCTGGAAGTGGTTAGGGTTCCTCTACCCCTGCCAAATGGGGCTTCATCCTTGAAGTCCCGGGCCTCCCCAGGTCCTCTCCCCCCTCTTCACTTCTCACCTCAGGGCTCCCAATATAGCGTGCAAGGGAACCTGGTGGCATCCTCTCTCTGGACATTTACCTTTGGTCACGGGGTGTTTAGTGGCATGAGGATTTTTGATATTCGGTTCAAGGGCGAGCGAGTGGCCTATGAAGTCAGTGTCCAGGAGTGTGTATCTGTCTATGGTGCCGATTCACCCAAGACAATGATGACCAGATACTTGGATAGCAGCTATGGACTTGGCCGTCACAGCCGGGGCTTGGTTCGGGGAGTGGACTGCCCCTATCAATCTACAATGGTGGACATCCACATATTGGTGGGCACAGGGGCAGTCCAGCTGCTCCCGGGGGCTGTATGTGTATTCGAGGAGGCCCAAGGACTGCCCCTTCGGAGGCACCACAATCACCTTGAGAGTCATTTCTATGGTGGTTTGGCTGGCTCGGCCCTTGTAGTCAGGTCTGTGTCCTCTGTAGGCAACTATGACTACATTTGGGACTTTGTACTGCACCCAAATGGGGCGCTGGAAGGGCGGGTCCATGCCACGGGCTATATCAACACGGCTTTCCTGAGTGGGGGTGAGGAGAGCCTCCTCTTTGGGAACCGTGTTGGGGAGCGAGTGCTGGGGGCAGTGCACACACATGCCTTCCACTTCAAGCTGGACCTGGATGTGGCAG GGCTGAAAAACTGGGTGGTAGCTGAAGACGTGGTGTTTAAACCTGTGGCAGCCCCTTGGAGTCCAGAGCACCAGCTGCAGCGGCCACAGCTGACTCG ATACCAGCTCGTGGTGACccggaggaaggaggaggagtcACAGAGTAGCAGCATCTATTACCAGAATGACATCTGGACCCCCACTATGGCCTTTGCTGACTTCATCAACAATGAGACTCTCTTAGGAGAG gACCTGGTGGCTTGGGTCACAGCCAGCTTCCTGCATATTCCCCATGCTGAGGATGTCCCCAACACAGTGACTCTGGGCAACAGAGTTGGCTTCTTGCTCCGGCCCTATAACTTCTTTGATGAAGATCCCTCCATCTTCTCCCCTGGCAGTGTCTACTTTGAGAAGGGCCAGGATACTGGGCTCTGCAGTGTCAACCCCGTGGCCTGCATTCCTCACCTGGCGACCTGTGTCCCGGACATGCCCCTGTTCTTTTACCAGGACTTGTAG